From the Anaeromyxobacter dehalogenans 2CP-1 genome, the window CGGTGCAGGTAGTCCTGGGCGTCCTTGCCGGTGACGCGCAGGAAGGCGCGCTCGAGCACCGGGCCGACGGCCCAGCCCTCGCGCGCGGCGCGGAGTCGTTCGTGGAGGCTCACGCCCCCGTGGATAACGCGGGCGCGGCGCCGGCTCAAGGCGCGCGGCGCCGGGGGCTACCCGCGCTCGGTCAGGATCACGCCCGCGATCACCATGGCCCCGCCCGCGACGAACGGCGCGGTGAGCCGCTCGCCGGCGATGGCCCAGGCGAGCAGCGCGGTCAGCACCGGCTGCAGGTTGGACCAGATCGCCACGCGGCTCGCCTCGGCCCGGGAGAGCGCCCAGTAGTACAGGATGTAGGCGACCACGCTGGTGAGGAGCACCAGGTACCCGAGGCTGGCCCAGCCCGTGGTCGAGAGCGCGCCGAGCCGCGACCAGTCGGTCGCCACCAGGCCCACCGGCAGGTACACCAGCGTCCCGAGCACGAGGGCCACGCCGGTCGAGCCGACCGCGCCGTAGCGCTGCGCGTACGGCTTCCCCGCCACCGCGAACACCGACCACGCCACCACCGCGAGCAGGATGAGCAGGTCCCCGGCGAGCTGGCGCGAGGAGCCGTGCAGCCCCACCGCGCCGCGGCCGAGCAGCACCACCACCACCCCGGCGAACGCGAGCGCGATCCCGGCCAGCTTCGCCGGGCCGGCCCGCTCGCCCAGGCGCACGCGCGCGACGAGGAACACGAACACCGGGGTGAGCGCGTAGAGCAGCGCCGCGTGCCCGGGCGTGGTCCAGGCCATGCCGGCGAGGAAGAGGCCCTGGTTCACCGGGATGGCGATGACCCCGAGCCCCAGCAGCGCGAGGAGATCGCGCCGCGCCACCCGCACCGGCCGGCGCCACAGCAGCAGCCCGAACGCGAGCGACGACAGGCCGAAGCGCACCAGCGCCACCTCGAACGGCGACAGCTCCCCCAGCGCGCGCTTCGCGGCGAGGTAGGTGCCGGCCGAGATGGCCGAGTGCAGGAACATCACCAGGTGGACCATGCGGCGCGGGAATGTAGCGGTCGGTGCGCCGGGCGCAAGCCGGCGCCCCGACGTGCCTCAGGGATCGCG encodes:
- a CDS encoding DMT family transporter, yielding MVHLVMFLHSAISAGTYLAAKRALGELSPFEVALVRFGLSSLAFGLLLWRRPVRVARRDLLALLGLGVIAIPVNQGLFLAGMAWTTPGHAALLYALTPVFVFLVARVRLGERAGPAKLAGIALAFAGVVVVLLGRGAVGLHGSSRQLAGDLLILLAVVAWSVFAVAGKPYAQRYGAVGSTGVALVLGTLVYLPVGLVATDWSRLGALSTTGWASLGYLVLLTSVVAYILYYWALSRAEASRVAIWSNLQPVLTALLAWAIAGERLTAPFVAGGAMVIAGVILTERG